From the Lathyrus oleraceus cultivar Zhongwan6 chromosome 4, CAAS_Psat_ZW6_1.0, whole genome shotgun sequence genome, one window contains:
- the LOC127137936 gene encoding pentatricopeptide repeat-containing protein At4g01030, mitochondrial: MGKWEIEKFPRNNDFRVMESKYANDILYRKEGTITLDEVHMMVKSKERSKEKDLNIDDNGEGLIVLRSLQEGLSLEKDNYDFVQVTVALDEDGYESVGALVVSSLETQDSWILNSGYSYHMCPRKEYFETLKLEQCGVDLLGDNKACKIHGIGTIRLEIFNDREFLLHNMRSMYDDYLEVVSEHFNEFHKRPEKKALNHLFVIEFLGKTCLELSGIKQETLSLTIKDNYLFKGLRIEKPTMVEPRTQTMEGYCKPTDATQVSLGYVPATPVNFNIKYYVLSDLRDKQFNKNTTNDPWEHLVWFYDTASMCQQEGIIEDRVKLKLFSFSLVGESKGLVFVPSKRSNQNLERIGRKVFGKILHYNTRKAGITHFEQQETKSLYDSWESSQFEKHVLLIDRFIHSNGHFAIFLKHQIFMDNLSTFHHLNPYSHQNPKKNHMLPKSRSPPSISLPIPDTHFPPSSPIQFSPQKNSPFFHPFDEFNELRTLNSVKEMHAQMVKNPKNVNFTTMDGTIMRYYLEFGDFVSAIKVFFAGFARNYLLWNSFMKEFESFGGDPFEILVVFNELHSKGVEFDSKAFNFVLKICLALRELCVGLEIHACLIKKGFHDDIHLNCALINFYEKCWSIDKANQVFHETPYQEDFLWNTIVMANLRSEKWKNALELFGNMQRVSAKATPGIIAKMLQACGKLRALNEGKQLHGYALRFGLVSNTVVCNSIISMYSKNKRFKLARAVFDSMEVRNRDLWSWNSIISSYMDDGCLSDAFDIIVEEMKSSGIKLDTITWNSVLSGYVLQGSFEMVLTSFRSLCNAGFEPDSCSVTSALKAIIELGFFKLGKEIHGYIMRSNLNCDVYVSTALVDMYVKNDCLEKAHAVFRHAKNKNVCTWNSLISGYSFKGLFDDTEKLLNQMEEEGVKPDLVTWNCLVSGYSMRGRIKEALAVMNQIKSSGITPNVVSWTALISGCSQNGKYTDALQVFSQMQAENVKPNSTTICSLLLACTDPSLLNKGEEIHCFSMKLGIVDDIYISTALIDMYSKAGKLEVAHNIFSKIQEKTLPCWNCMMMGYAIHGHGEEVMILYDEMREKCIRPDAITLTALLSGCKNSGLVDEGWRYFDSMQEDYNIIPTIEHYCCMVDLLGKAGFLDEALDFIKTMPIKPDASIWGALLASCRIHKNIKLAEIAAKKLFKMEPNNSANYVLMMNLYSSLNQWDGVERLKHSMITLGIKSPPVWSWTQVNQSIHVFLTDGRPHPEEGEIYFELYRLISEIQNLGYVADLNCVCQNIDDNEKEKILLSHTEKLAMVYGVMKMKGGSPIRVVKNTRICCDCHTVAKYISLARNCEILLRDAGRFHHFKDGKCACNDCW, translated from the exons ATGGGTAAATGGGAGATTGAGAAATTTCCCAGAAACAACGATTTTAGGGTTATGGAAAGTAAATATGCAA ATGACATACTTTATCGAAAGGAAGGTACTATTACTTTGGATGAAGTCCACATGATGGTGAAATCCAAAGAACGTTCAAAGGAGAAAGATTTGAATATTGATGATAATGGTGAAGGCTTGATTGTCTTAAGA TCACTTCAAGAGGGATTGTCCTTAGAAAAGGACAATTATGATTTTGTTCAAGTTACGGTTGCCTTAGATGAGGATGGTTATGAGAGTGTTGGTGCACTAGTAGTGTCGAGTTTGGAGACTCAAGATAGTTGGATCTTAAACTCAGGTTACTCTTATCACATGTGTCCAAGAAAAGAATACTTTGAGACTTTGAAGTTAGAGCAATGTGGAGTAGATCTTCTTGGTGACAATAAGGCTTGCAAAATTCATGGTATTGGTACAATCAGACTTGAAATATTCAATGATCGTGAGTTTCTTCTTCATAATATGAG GTCAATGTATGATGATTACTTGGAAGTTGTTTCGGAACACTTTAATGAATTTCACAAAAGACCAGAGAAAAAGGCATTAAACCACTTATTTGTCATTGAGTTTCTAGG GAAAACTTGTTTGGAGCTTAGTGGAATAAAACAAGAAACTTTGAGTCTCACTATTAAAGATAACTATCTCTTTAAAG GTTTAAGAATAGAGAAACCCACCATGGTAGAACCAAGAACACAAACTATGGAGGGCTACTGCAAGCCTACTGATGCAACACAAGTTTCTCTGGGTTATGTCCCAGCCACCCCAGTAAATTTCAACATCAAATACTATGTCCTTTCAGATCTTAGAGATAAGCAATTTAATAAGAACACAACAAACGACCCATGGGAACATCTAGTGTGGTTCTACGATACAGCATCAATGTGTCAACAAGAAGGTATTATCGAGGATCGGGTTAAACTTAAATTATTTAGCTTCTCCTTGGTGGGGGAGAGCAAAGGGTTGGTTTTTGTGCCTTCCAAACGGAGTAATCAGAACTTGGAGAGAATTGGAAGAAAAGTTTTTGGAAAGATTCTTCACTATAACACAAGGAAGGCTGGAATTACACACTTCGAGCAGCAAGAAACCAAATCTCTCTATGATTCTTGGGAGAG TAGTCAATTTGAAAAACATGTTCTTTTAATAGATAGATTCATTCATTCCAATGGACATTTTGCAATTTTTTTGAAGCACCAAATCTTCATGGATAATCTATCTACTTTTCACCATCTTAATCCTTATTCTCatcaaaaccctaaaaaaaatcACATGCTACCTAAAAGCCGTTCACCCCCTTCAATCTCTCTTCCAATTCCAGATACCCATTTCCCCCCTTCTTCTCCTATTCAATTTTCACCACAAAAAAATTCTCCTTTTTTTCACCCTTTTGATGAATTCAATGAGTTAAGAACTTTGAATTCTGTCAAAGAAATGCATGCCCAGATGGttaaaaaccctaaaaatgttAACTTTACTACAATGGATGGAACTATCATGAGATACTATTTGGAGTTTGGTGATTTTGTATCAGCAATTAAAGTGTTCTTTGCGGGTTTTGCAAGGAATTATCTTCTCTGGAATTCTTTTATGAAAGAATTTGAAAGTTTTGGAGGTGACCCATTTGAGATTCTGGTGGTTTTCAATGAATTGCATAGTAAAGGTGTGGAATTCGATAGTAAAGCTTTCAACTTTGTTCTGAAAATTTGTTTGGCTTTAAGGGAATTATGTGTTGGTTTGGAAATTCATGCTTGTTTGATCAAGAAAGGGTTTCATGATGATATACACTTGAATTGTGCATTGATCAATTTCTATGAGAAATGTTGGAGTATAGATAAGGCAAATCAAGTATTTCACGAGACTCCATATCAAGAAGATTTTTTGTGGAATACAATAGTTATGGCGAATTTGAGGAGTGAAAAATGGAAGAATGCCTTAGAATTGTTTGGTAACATGCAGAGAGTTTCTGCAAAAGCGACTCCTGGCATCATTGCCAAGATGTTGCAAGCATGTGGAAAATTAAGAGCTCTCAATGAAGGAAAACAGCTTCATGGGTATGCTTTACGATTTGGACTAGTTTCGAATACTGTAGTTTGCAATTCCATTATTAGTATGTACTCTAAAAACAAAAGATTCAAACTAGCTAGGGCAGTTTTTGATTCGATGGAGGTTCGTAATCGTGACTTATGGTCTTGGAACTCAATAATTTCGAGTTATATGGACGATGGCTGTTTGAGTGATGCATTCGATATTATCGTCGAAGAAATGAAGTCTTCCGGTATTAAACTTGACACTATAACTTGGAATTCGGTTTTGTCGGGCTATGTTCTCCAGGGGTCATTTGAAATGGTTCTCACTAGTTTTCGGAGCTTGTGTAATGCAGGCTTCGAGCCAGATTCATGCTCGGTAACTAGTGCTCTAAAAGCAATTATTGAATTAGGTTTCTTTAAATTAGGGAAAGAAATCCATGGTTACATAATGAGAAGTAATCTTAACTGTGATGTCTATGTTAGTACTGCATTGGTGGATATGTATGTTAAGAATGATTGCTTAGAAAAGGCTCATGCAGTGTTCCGGCACGCAAAGAACAAAAATGTCTGCACCTGGAATTCTCTGATATCAGGTTACTCCTTCAAAGGACTGTTTGATGACACCGAAAAACTATTGAATCAGATGGAGGAGGAAGGGGTAAAACCTGATTTGGTGACATGGAATTGTTTGGTGTCAGGTTATTCAATGCGAGGCCGGATCAAGGAAGCTTTGGCAGTGATGAATCAGATAAAAAGTTCCGGAATTACTCCTAATGTGGTGTCTTGGACTGCTTTGATATCAGGATGTTCTCAAAACGGGAAATACACCGATGCCCTACAGGTTTTCagccaaatgcaagctgaaaaTGTAAAACCCAACTCGACAACGATTTGCAGCTTACTTCTTGCATGTACAGACCCGTCTCTGTTGAATAAAGGCGAAGAGATTCACTGCTTTAGTATGAAACTTGGGATCGTAGACGATATATACATTTCAACAGCACTCATTGATATGTATAGTAAAGCAGGAAAGTTAGAAGTAGCACATAATATTTTCAGCAAAATTCAGGAGAAAACGCTTCCATGTTGGAATTGCATGATGATGGGATATGCTATACATGGCCATGGTGAAGAAGTAATGATTCTCTATGATGAGATGCGCGAAAAATGCATTAGACCTGATGCGATAACGTTAACAGCTCTTCTATCTGGCTGCAAGAATTCAGGTTTAGTCGATGAAGGATGGAGATACTTTGACAGTATGCAAGAAGATTATAATATTATTCCAACGATTGAGCACTACTGTTGCATGGTAGACCTACTTGGAAAAGCTGGGTTTCTCGATGAAGCTTTGGATTTCATCAAAACTATGCCGATAAAGCCGGATGCGAGTATTTGGGGTGCTCTTCTTGCATCGTGCAGAATTCACAAAAACATTAAGTTAGCAGAGATTGCAGCAAAAAAGCTTTTCAAGATGGAACCGAATAATTCTGCTAACTATGTGTTGATGATGAATTTATATTCGAGTTTAAACCAATGGGATGGCGTGGAGCGTCTTAAGCACTCGATGATTACTTTGGGAATAAAAAGTCCACCTGTTTGGAGCTGGACACAAGTTAATCAGAGTATTCATGTGTTTTTGACAGATGGAAGACCACATCCAGAAGAAGGGGAAATATATTTCGAGCTATATCGATTAATTTCCGAGATACAAAATCTTGGTTATGTGGCTGATCTCAATTGTGTATGTCAGAACATTGATGACAATGAGAAAGAGAAGATTCTTCTGAGTCACACTGAGAAGTTGGCAATGGTATATGGAGTGATGAAAATGAAAGGTGGATCACCAATTAGGGTTGTTAAGAACACAAGAATCTGTTGCGACTGTCATACAGTTGCAAAGTACATTTCTTTGGCTCGAAATTGCGAGATTTTACTTAGAGATGCTGGCCGTTTTCACCATTTTAAAGATGGAAAATGTGCTTGTAATGATTGTTGGTAA
- the LOC127076066 gene encoding abscisic acid receptor PYL9, with protein sequence MNNGGEQYSAIETQYIRRHHKHDLRDNQCSSALVKHIKAPVHLVWSLVRRFDQPQKYKPFVSRCIMQGDLGIGSVREVNVKSGLPATTSTERLEQLDDEEHILGIRIVGGDHRLRNYSSVITVHPEVIDGRPGTMVIESFVVDVPEGNTRDETCYFVEALIRCNLSSLADVSERMAVQGRTDPINVNP encoded by the exons ATGAACAACGGTGGTGAACAATACTCTGCTATTGAGACACAGTACATAAGAAGACATCACAAACATGATTTAAGAGACAATCAGTGTTCCTCTGCACTTGTTAAACACATCAAAGCCCCTGTTCATctt GTTTGGTCTCTGGTTAGAAGATTTGATCAGCCACAGAAATATAAACCATTTGTTAGCAGGTGTATTATGCAAGGTGATCTTGGCATTGGAAGTGTTAGAGAAGTGAATGTTAAATCTGGTCTTCCAGCTACAACTAGTACTGAGAGGTTGGAACAGCTTGATGATGAAGAACATATTCTCGGTATCAGGATTGTTGGTGGCGATCATAGGCTCAGG AACTATTCCTCCGTAATCACTGTCCATCCGGAGGTTATTGATGGAAGACCAGGTACAATGGTGATTGAATCGTTCGTCGTGGACGTGCCTGAAGGGAACACGAGAGATGAAACGTGTTACTTCGTAGAGGCGTTGATCAGGTGCAACCTGAGTTCTTTAGCGGATGTCTCGGAGAGGATGGCCGTGCAGGGTCGAACCGATCCTATCAATGTTAATCCGTAA